One Plasmodium knowlesi strain H genome assembly, chromosome: 10 genomic window carries:
- a CDS encoding CDK-activating kinase assembly factor MAT1, putative, with translation MDEYKCSSCLEDVCTRSEKKLFYFDICKHKICGECLENHLSQHNKQHCPRCKMSVTKKNVTPFDIEERIYSNQKNIRSKLTEIFNKRRHNFESTPLYNNYLEQIEDIIYLLTNEADEKKRKIIEAYIKKYEKENQKIIEENNVIIYENEKKKIHDIVKKEGNFYEIIKHRPLIKKPQNETFIHSLVRENPKLFDEIKVTNITECQPQPLNPAIKNDTDIPLRRFSSEDELKKSDHAGGYDISIVFKRCDTEFNSTIYLNI, from the coding sequence AGCGAAAAGAAGTTGTTCTACTTTGACATTTGTAAACATAAGATCTGCGGAGAATGTCTGGAAAACCACCTCAGCCAACATAATAAGCAACATTGCCCACGTTGCAAAATGAGCgtcacgaaaaaaaatgtaactcCTTTTGACATTGAAGAGAGAATCTATTCCAATCAAAAGAACATCAGGTCCAAGTTGACcgaaatttttaacaaaagaaGGCACAACTTCGAAAGTACCCCCCTGTACAATAATTACTTGGAGCAGATCGAAGATATTATCTACCTGTTAACAAACGAAGCGGacgaaaagaagaggaaaattatcGAAGCGTACATTAAGaaatatgaaaaggaaaatcagaAAATCAtcgaagaaaataatgttaTCATatatgaaaatgagaaaaaaaaaatccatgatattgtaaagaaggaaggaaactTTTATGAAATTATAAAGCATAGACCACTTATTAAGAAACCTCAAAATGAGACATTTATCCATTCGCTTGTTAGAGAGAATCCCAAGCTGTTTGATGAAATAAAAGTTACGAATATTACTGAGTGCCAACCGCAGCCACTGAACCCTGCTATCAAGAACGATACGGACATTCCTTTGCGTAGATTTTCCTCAGAGGACGAGCTGAAAAAGTCGGACCATGCAGGGGGGTACGACATCTCCATCGTCTTTAAAAGGTGCGACACGGAGTTCAACTCCACCATTTATCTTAACATATGa
- a CDS encoding KIR protein produces the protein MTTHSWEELAKHLPSRKNFYNKFEGGAEECKDNCTSKVDSALSSLSGQGGDSVNRIKAAWYYAHYMYKGKDNESNSAPCEFLYYWIGDLLSKNHGGNLYESSLRNICNGIKNTYEGKGCKLPCDSIKEEKFQEMKIIHDFSYDYEHIRDYLIYYTTNHSTNFSKYRTKIKETAETMDTQCDGAGDAYCRDFLTKLKDRINGNLSELESDVKSAEERKVSAEKAESLRTEEAVRQAVTNATTTASLTSILGTLATVATPLLLYKYNYLPSGISNLFSGRNGEKGTRRKRRRSIGHDFDASTVDNLTEYTMDNSTIDPMDGVSSTLRSAVYSTGQSSGGRNNTRGPGIVGYQNM, from the exons ATGACAACGCACTCTTGG GAGGAACTTGCAAAGCACTTACCTTCCAGGAAAAATTTCTATAATAAATTTGAAGGGGGTGCAGAGGAGTGTAAGGATAATTGCACAAGTAAGGTGGATAGTGCTCTGAGTTCACTAAGCGGACAGGGGGGGGATTCTGTGAATAGAATTAAAGCAGCATGGTACTATGCACATTACATGTATAAAGGCAAGGACAATGAGAGTAATAGTGCACCTTGTGAATTCTTATACTATTGGATAGGCGATCTGTTATCGAAGAATCATGGTGGGAACCTCTATGAGAGTTCCCTACGAAATATTTGCAATGGTATAAAGAATACATATGAGGGAAAGGGATGTAAACTTCCTTGTGACTCcattaaagaggaaaaatttcaagaaatgaaaataatacatGATTTCTCTTATGACTATGAGCACATACGGGATTATCTAATATACTACACTACTAATCATAGCACGAACTTCAGTAAATATCGCaccaaaattaaagaaacaGCGGAAACTATGGATACGCAGTGTGACGGCGCGGGGGATGCGTACTGTAGAGATTTCTTGACAAAGCTTAAGGACCGAATTAATGGGAACCTGTCAGAATTAGAGTCTGATGTAAAGTCtgcagaagaaaggaaagtgTCTGCAGAGAAAGCAGAATCCCTTAGAACAGAAGAAGCCGTGCGTCAAGCCGTAACGAATGCCACCACTACAGCAAGCCTTACTTCTATCTTGGGTACGTTGGCAACGGTAGCTACCCCTCTCTTATTATATAAG TATAACTACCTACCTTCTGGGATAAGTAACTTATTTAGTGgaagaaatggagaaaagggcacaaggagaaagagaagaagatcTATTGGGCACGACTTTGATGCGTCCACCGTGGACAACTTAACGGAATATACCATGGATAATTCCACAATAGATCCAATGGATGGCGTTTCCAGCACACTGCGATCTGCTGTATACAGCACAGGACAGTCCAGTGGAGGACGAAATAATACGCGGGGTCCTGGAATAGTGGGTTATCAAAACATGTAG
- a CDS encoding SICAvar, type I (fragment): MSGGSSGGGGGGELLQKWLEGKVKAAADATAQPGHSVDATAEAEKITEELKKDFEEAWRKLQASLAEAEAREINTFCGTQVALAVEGAEDRKNWHGRNEYVKDLCKGLMGIRYFMSGIKELGGGSRNVEIERNITEYQWLARCTVGMLALSEIYGDHCKLDKVISYVTPKVEENLKKYLKNSNDQAMIEKCEGKVDATALMIGRAVLGDQIKQWADVERRKGKNERAWRLGQLWQDKWKSVCPQEGGEITEEGKKKELKENARSMTKLMSLDNNNQNKNGVMPLSDVLIGESEDYSLDLNKLTEVFKKALENTGTSGSTSNVNVAGAIMKEITKQSDEKLG, translated from the exons ATGTCAGGAGGAAgtagtggtggtggtggtggtggtgaatTGTTACAGAAGTGGTTGGAGGGGAAGGTGAAGGCGGCAGCAGATGCGACGGCGCAGCCAGGGCACAGTGTGGATGCCACAGcggaggcagaaaaaattaca GAGGAGTTGAAGAAAGATTTTGAGGAAGCATGGAGAAAATTGCAAGCGTCGTTGGCGGAGGCGGAGGCGAGGGAAATAAACACTTTCTGCGGTACGCAGGTGGCACTGGCTGTGGAGGGGGCGGAGGATAGGAAGAATTGGCATGGGAGGAATGAATATGTCAAGGATCTATGTAAAGGATTAATGGGAATTCGTTATTTTATGAGTGGCATAAAGGAATTAGGAGGGGGGAGCAGGAACGTGGAGATCGAAAGGAATATTACGGAATATCAGTGGCTTGCTCGATGCACTGTGGGCATGCTTGCTCTTTCCGAAATTTATGGGGATCATTGTAAATTGGACAAAGTTATAAGTTATGTGACACCGAAGGTAGAGGAGAATTTAAAGAAGTATTTGAAGAACTCGAATGATCAGGCCATGATTGAAAAgtgtgaaggaaaagtggaTGCTACCGCTTTAATGATTGGTAGAGCAGTTCTAGGTGATCAAATCAAACAGTGGGCGGATGtagaaaggagaaagggaaaaaatgaaagagctTGGAGATTGGGGCAATTATGGCAggacaaatggaaaagtgtCTGTCCgcaggaggggggggaaataactgaagaggggaagaagaaagagttAAAGGAGAATGCAAGGAGCATGACGAAACTCATGAGTCTAGACAATAACAACCAAAATAAGAATGGTGTAATGCCTTTATCAGACGTTCTCATAGGTGAAAGTGAAGATTATTCATTGGACCTGAACAAATTAACAGAAGTATTTAAGAAAGCACTGGAGAATACCGGTACTTCTGGCAGTACTAGTAATGTTAACGTAGCTGGGGCAATAATGAAGGAGATAACGAAGCAATCTGATGAAAAATTAGGtaa
- a CDS encoding SICAvar, type I, translating to MAAGAAGATSPNSCPAEGDPERTKSEQKGKELRDRWKEELGKLRKQWQLSHTSTQGGTVPSVPEGFIPDGLKIKVKTMLDTLKPYLDGTNSGGTVARACENMNDPRGNRVQKTREMKNVCKTLVQVVNWMGNLEKEGKKKTNGSTPEEDWQKYLRCVIGYEFLLRVLLPKYKVEDFMKVISDTMEKGGSDGKVSSGNAICPWVKIEDIGDKEGSIGSQVQEWLNEAKEQTSSGYITGFNTIVAWSRPDKGQEEQEMARRKSKPPCQSDSIMDLMKAGLSHQLNVLVDPLAKANDCIEKAQTDNSGSALCNRLKCIEDYLKSQNKTTPPTTPPPPSPGSQPQAGQPSPTDEFWGETGDVYKLWNELTKKMKGNGTNGPAECNNLTTNSEKMACKYLHAGLKQLYDPTPPPLPSSPDDGILSTKHPSFRQTMGCFLLHAYAKHMQKESVCNIEKGIEKAFSTAGNGKTGTACSGSGNTCIPCKWELNKYDSCTIDTNGQGQTEHAGAKVEKLVKEDDPEIKKMAIELNKKEGLCRRFQCISEKWLKKGRSNSEPLTSTDWDRVRSRGTSQVEDLSRALGDATSRENRKKYEQYCQGIPTGPGGRDADKDACILIAAGLKSLYDIKEDTAKGIDAVTASFRRTMQCVLLNAFADKLEKLPCKEERSVTEGINAAFGKSGTIKDASSDCKGDKCFKCERFKTYKSCTIKENNTVDSKGEKLHEEIDPKLADNGLTNNTSSLLTSSLIKTICKPCTGDKSKKFCDQLTCVAEKWDKRKNGKSNGTPSWENMEGDFGTELKALLDGMKKPDNQNAVAKNYCNADKDGKTWEDGAAGVANKIACQLVAAGLKHISSIQFDYNASSNPNPYDNQEFKQFVSCLMLKGVVQKMKEQSPICDIQPGIDAAFKVANEIKGKHCINKKPCTVCKWTDEEYDKLKECQIGNKDNDIVKPKLEALLDEKKTEVDNTLMDITITAGNASSYLCRRLQCLASQVQALATSNGPSKSNVNDFWTTSGEVGTLWNQLSLAMTTEGKRDQNGCTQMDDGSAGGTATGTTRTATDPERKACNYLHAGLTELYKKTSSTAAPSSSGNDDKILDKNPLLRQTVGCLLLHAYAKKMKSEAKCLVESGIKKAFESHRRGLISNCHRNGKEPCVLCHWNEEDYEGCKINTTSTNKEDAKTKVEGIVTAESVPQAMEDINKMTTLCDYIKCAAPNWFKSKLSPTTNGGVSSGTTPTKTWCDFWEKEGVKPTLQSMFQHMESEGKDTSKNSSNVVCQQFGDGNEHSVERKACNHITAGLQHIKGITGDPNGAIQINNAQAHDKFFKQSMMCAALNLYATKIRDASEAKCPIDENTIQRMFEKWNDENKNSCPTSGSGGSNNVCFECKREANFSSCNLLVDKDLIAKPQSGASANCNDNDKKDVPKKMDELLKQESKMQTTLEKINKMDTFCSELQCAAKQYHKNKQNGVQPKPPLSWNDISKVVEEELKKLLEKITNEGNWKKVATYCKEDIGSSWSGDTPGEKKAKQKACKLFASGLKHISDINNDKTKEDGPLKKTMMCAALNLYADQLISKSTKQCPLDDKKLGEAVDHAFQQYNATMQNGTPPSCPSGSTNSCFICNRGKDFHNCRIGNNPNDKVGDRMTKLITDNDKINTTNNTTPNMEQTLDKINSKDTFCTQVQCAIKQHYRTKNGQSGVTTTPKWNNIEGDAKGVLAQLLSYMTESNNQRDAAEYCNDDNKWSKFGHKGKHTNKAACLLFAAGLKNIYVRGKGSPKVNVKDPSFEQTMGCLFLKEYAKQLQTMANEKKKGHSWVHPLCEIDKGIDHAFKQSKDIMKSVLDECKNGTNGISCFECEWAKDDYDDCKIGTDSVKTKVESVFKDDQSKQTQMKETLENTVCPILLTDLLTPFLPLAPVSIGLSAMAYYLWKYFGPLGKGGARFRRSPAEIRGPSVQEQVLDHVEEAGPHEYRLVKERKPRSAPTRTKRSGPVNRRTIIEIHFEVLDECQKGDTQLNQKDFLELLVQEFMGSEFMEEEQVPKELVPMEGVPIEEVPSLGSVFMV from the exons ATGGCGGCAGGAGCAGCAGGAGCAACGTCGCCGAATTCATGCCCCGCCGAAGGTGACccagaaagaacaaaaagtgagcagaagggaaaggaactGAGAGACagatggaaggaagaattagGAAAATTAAGGAAACAATGGCAACTGTCGCATACGTCCACGCAAGGTGGTACTGTACCATCTGTCCCAGAAGGGTTCATTCCG gaTGGTCTGAAGATCAAAGTAAAGACAATGCTGGATACACTGAAGCCCTACTTGGATGGGACGAACAGCGGCGGAACTGTCGCAAGGGCATGTGAAAACATGAATGATCCAAGGGGGAACCGCGTGCAGAAAAcaagggaaatgaaaaatgtatgcaaaaCATTAGTGCAAGTAGTTAATTGGATGGGGAATTTGGagaaggaggggaagaagaagacgaatGGTAGCACGCCGGAGGAGGACTGGCAGAAATACTTAAGGTGTGTAATAGGATATGAATTTCTGTTAAGAGTACTTTTACCAAAGTATAAAGTGGAAGACTTTATGAAAGTTATCTCTGATAcaatggaaaaagggggaagtgaTGGTAAAGTGTCCAGTGGGAATGCCATATGTCCTTGGGTCAAAATTGAAGATATTGGAGATAAGGAAGGCTCCATTGGGTCTCAGGTACAGGAGTGGTTAAATGAAGCAAAGGAACAGACAAGTAGTGGTTATATTACGGGATTCAATACTATAGTAGCATGGTCTAGGCCAGATAAGGGGCAGGAGGAACAGGAAATGGCTAGGCGGAAATCCAAACCTCCTTGCCAAAGTGATAGTATTATGGATTTAATGAAAGCTGGACTGTCACATCAATTAAACGTATTAGTCGATCCATTAGCAAAGGCTAATGATTGTATCGAGAAAGCGCAGACTGACAACAGCGGTAGTGCTCTATGCAATCGCTTAAAATGTATTGAAGACTACTTGAAATCACAGAATAAGAcaacaccaccaacaacaccaccaccaccatcaccaGGATCACAACCACAAGCAGGACAACCCTCACCAACG GACGAATTCTGGGGGGAGACTGGCGATGTATACAAATTATGGAATGAATtaacaaagaaaatgaaggggaATGGCACAAATGGGCCAGCGGAATGTAATAATCTGACAACTAATTCTGAAAAGATGGCATGCAAGTATTTGCATGCTGGCTTAAAACAACTCTACGATCCGACGCCGCCGCCGCTGCCGTCGTCGCCAGACGACGGCATCTTATCTACGAAacacccatcgtttagacaaacgatgggttgttttttacttcacgccTATGCAAAACATATGCAAAAGGAGTCAGTTTGTAATATTGAAAAGGGGATAGAGAAGGCATTTAGCACTGCTGGCAATGGCAAGACTGGCACTGCTTGCAGTGGCAGTGGTAACACTTGCATTCCATGCAAATGGGAACTGAACAAATATGACAGTTGCACAATTGACACAAATGGCCAAGGCCAAACAGAGCATGCAGGGGCGAAAGTGGAAAAGTTAGTCAAGGAAGACGACcccgaaataaaaaaaatggcaatagaactaaataaaaaagagggtCTATGTAGACGCTTCCAATGTATATCCGAAAAATGGCTGAAGAAGGGTAGAAGCAACAGCGAACCCCTGACATCAACCGactgg gATAGGGTACGGAGTAGAGGCACAAGTCAGGTCGAGGACCTGAGCAGGGCGCTCGGGGACGCCACTTCTAGagagaacagaaaaaagtatGAGCAGTACTGTCAGGGCATTCCTACAGGGCCAGGTGGCAGGGATGCTGATAAGGATGCTTGCATTCTTATAGCCGCAGGATTAAAAAGTCTCTACGACATCAAGGAAGACACTGCCAAGGGCATCGATGCCGTTACGGCATCGTTCCGAAGAACGATgcaatgtgttttattaaatgctttTGCTGATAAGTTAGAAAAACTTCCAtgtaaagaggaaaggagtgTAACGGAGGGGATTAATGCTGCTTTTGGGAAGAGTGGTACTATTAAGGATGCAAGTAGCGATTGCAAGGGtgataaatgttttaagTGTGAGAGGTTCAAAACTTATAAGAGTTGCACAATAAAAGAGAATAACACTGTCGATTCGAAGGGAGAGAAGTTACATGAGGAAATTGACCCCAAGTTGGCAGATAATGGTTTGACTAATAATACTAGTTCCTTATTGACGTCTTCTCTTATcaagaccatat GTAAACCATGTACTGGGGACAAGAGCAAGAAATTCTGTGATCAGTTGACGTGTGTAGCAGAAAAATGggacaaaaggaagaacggAAAATCAAACGGAACTCCATCTTGG GAAAACATGGAGGGTGACTTTGGAACAGAGTTAAAAGCACTGCTGGATGGAATGAAGAAACCTGATAATCAAAACGCAGTTGCAAAAAACTACTGCAACGCAGACAAAGATGGCAAGACTTGGGAAGACGGCGCCGCAGGCGTCGCTAACAAAATTGCATGCCAACTTGTTGCAGCAGGTTTAAAACATATTTCGAGCATTCAGTTCGACTACAACGCCAGTTCGAACCCAAACCCCTATGATAACCAGGAGTTTAAACAATTCGTTTCTTGTTTAATGTTAAAAGGCGtcgtacaaaaaatgaaggaacaaAGCCCCATTTGTGACATACAACCAGGAATAGATGCCGCTTTTAAGGTGGCAAACGAAATTAAAGGGAAACATTGCATAAATAAGAAACCTTGCACTGTTTGCAAATGGACGGACGAAGAATATGACAAACTTAAAGAATGCCAAATTGGCAACAAAGACAATGACATAGTAAAACCTAAATTGGAAGCATTGCTCGACGAGAAGAAGACCGAAGTCGATAACACCCTCATGGACATAACTATAACAGCTGGAAATGCGTCTTCTTATTTATGTAGACGTTTACAATGTCTAGCATCTCAAGTACAAGCACTCGCTACGTCTAATGGACCATCCAAGAGCAATGTG AATGACTTCTGGACGACAAGTGGCGAAGTCGGTACATTATGGAACCAATTGTCATTAGCAATGACCACAGAAGGCAAAAGAGATCAGAATGGATGTACTCAAATGGATGATGGCAGTGCCGGTGGCACTGCCACTGGCACCACTAGAACTGCCACTGACCCAGaaaggaaggcatgcaattatttgcatgccgggtTAACAGAACTGTACAAGAAGACGTCGTCGACTGCGGCGCCGTCGTCGTCAGGCAACGACGACAAAATCCTGGATAAGAACCCACTGTtgagacaaacagtgggttgtttattacttcacgcttatgcaaagaagatgaaaagcGAAGCTAAATGTTTAGTGGAAtcaggaataaagaaggctTTCGAAAGTCATAGGAGAGGTCTAATTAGTAATTGCCATCGCAATGGCAAGGAACCTTGTGTTCTTTGCCATTGGAATGAAGAAGACTATGAAGGttgcaaaattaacacaactaGCACCAACAAAGAGGATGCAAAAACCAAAGTTGAAGGCATTGTGACTGCGGAATCCGTACCTCAAGCTATGGAggacataaataaaatgaccaCTTTATGCGATTATATTAAATGTGCCGCACCTAATTGGTTCAAAAGCAAACTCTCCCCGACCACGAATGGAGGTGTTAGTAGTGGTACTACTCCCACcaagacttgg tgtgacttctgggagaaggaaggtgtTAAACCAACATTGCAATCAATGTTCCAACACATGGAGTCTGAAGGAAAGGACACATCAAAAAACAGCAGTAATGTTGTATGTCAACagtttggtgatggtaatgaacatagtgttgaaagaaaagcttgcaatcatatcacagcagggTTACAACACATTAAAGGCATTACAGGGGATCCTAATGGTGCTATCCAAATAAATAATGCGCAGGCTCATGAtaagttttttaaacaatctatgatgtgcgcagcacttaatctttacgCAACTAAAATAAGAGATGCATCTGAGGCaaaatgtcccattgatgaaaaCACCATACAAAGGATgtttgaaaaatggaatgatgaaaataaaaattcgtGTCCGACCTCTGGTAGTGGTGGTAGTAATAATGTTTGTTTTGAATGTAAGAGGGAAGCGAATTTTAGTTCTTGCAACCTCCTCGTTGATAAAGACCTCATTGCAAAACCACAATCTGGTGCAAGTGCAAATTGCAATGACAACGACAAAAAAGACGtccccaaaaaaatggacgaacTACTCAAACAAGAATCCAAAATGCAAACAACattagagaaaataaataaaatggacacCTTCTGTTCtgaactccaatgtgcagcaaaacaatacCACAAAAATAAGCAGAATGGTGTGCAGCCCAAACCGCCCCTATCATGG AATGACATAAGCAAAGTCGTTGAAGAGGAATTAAAGAAGCTTctagaaaaaattacgaatgAAGGGAATTGGAAGAAAGTTGCCACATACTGCAAGGAAGACATCGGTTCTTCGTGGTCAGGCGACAcaccaggagaaaaaaaagcaaagcaaaaagcttgtaagctttttgcttcaggtttaaaacacatttctgatATTAATAACGACAAGACCAAGGAAGATGGACCACTTAaaaaaactatgatgtgcgcagcacttaatctttatgctgatcaattaattTCAAAATCAACAAAACAATGTCCTTTAGATGATAAGAAATTGGGAGAAGCAGTAGATCACGCTTTTCAACAATATAATGCCACTATGCAGAATGGAACACCTCCTTCATGTCCATCTGGTAGTACAAATTCTTGTTTTATTTGCAACAGAGGAAAAGATTTTCACAATTGCCGAATTGGCAACAATCCCAATGACAAAGTAGGGGATAGAATGACCAAACTCATCACAGACAACGACAAAATcaacaccaccaacaacaccACCCCTAATATGGAACAAACACTTGACAAAATAAACAGTAAAGACACTTTttgtactcaagtccaatgtgcaATCAAACAACACtacagaacaaaaaatggacagtCAGGTGTAACGACCACACCTAAGTGG AACAACATCGAAGGTGACGCCAAAGGCGTATTAGCGCAACTTTTAAGTTATATGACAGAATCGAATAATCAGAGGGACGCTGCCGAATACTGCAATGACGACAACAAATGGAGTAAATTTGgccataaaggaaaacatacaaataaagcagcttgtttgctttttgctgcaggattaAAGAACATTTATGTCCGCGGTAAGGGCTCTCCTAAGGTCAATGTTAaggacccatcgtttgaacaaacgatgggttgtttatttcttaaagaatatgcaaaacaattgcaaacaatggcaaatgagaagaaaaaaggacatagttgggtacatcctctttgtgaaATAGATAAGGGCATAGATCATGCATTCAAACAAAGTAAAGACATTATGAAGAGTGTATTAGATGAATGCAAGAATGGTACTAATGgtatttcttgttttgaatgcgaATGGGCCAAGGACGATTATGAtgattgcaaaattggcactGACAGTGTAAAGACCAAAGTGGAATCAGTGTTCAAAGACGACCAATCGAAACAAACCCAAATGAAagaaacattagagaatacagtctgtcccatccttcttacggatctccttaccccttttcttcctttggctcctgtctctattggtctttctgctatggcttattacctttggaag tattttggtcctcttggtaaaggaggagcacgtttcagaagatctcctgctgaaatacGCGGTCCAtcggtacaggaacaagtcctcgatcatgtggaagaagctggtccacatgaatatcgattagtgaaggaacgaaaacctcgttctgctccaacgagaacgaaacgttctggtcccgtgaatcgtcgcacgattattgaaattcattttgaagtgttggacgaatgtcaaaaaggagacacacaattgaaccagaaggattttctggaacttttggttcaagaattcatgggatccgaatttatggaagaagaacaggttcctaaggaacttgttcctatggaaggtgttcctattgaagaggttccaagtttaggttccgtgtttatggtttag
- a CDS encoding SICAvar, type I (fragment), with protein sequence VAMEQVQNSSSRFRGGDFTLQEDSQSSNLGFKEEDFFFDDEVEGSDSGFREEDFILEEDVIKEQIANSSSGFREEDFILEKGASKEEVPLEEVPLEDGPKKEVPKKEVPKEEAPSQSASWVTYWVNWIERNKGVLEEVKTQPWFHNLRVDWKEHQKQQDAEKDELKEENDSSCAARRKKDAWRKWIAKQHALMDVNSEQDWFKHLLENVEEVEQDESEQQGENEHKTGEGTESTTSAYNNLPRRQQLHKNSNKKNFLITKLWMLILALVFEECERERTLHEKEMYVDHLLENTLA encoded by the coding sequence GTTGCTATGGAGCAGGTTCAAAATTCGagttccaggtttagggggggagactTTACCCTTCAGGAAGATTCTCAAAGTTCaaatttagggtttaaggaggaggactttttttttgacgaTGAGGTTGAAGGTTCAGATTCCGGCTTCAGGGAAGAGGACTTTATTCTTGAGGAAGATGTTATTAAGGAACAGATTGCAAATTCAAGCTCCGGGTTTAGGGAAGAAGACTTTATTCTTGAGAAAGGTGCTTCTAAGGAGGAAGTTCCTTTGGAAGAAGTTCCTTTAGAAGATGGTCCTAAGAAGGAGGTTCCTAAGAAggaggttcctaaggaagaggcCCCTTCACAGTCCGCATCTTGGGTTACATACTGGGTTAATTGGattgaaagaaataaaggcgtattagaagaagtaaaaacaCAACCATGGTTTCATAATTTAAGAGTGGACTGGAAGGAGCATCAGAAGCAGCAAGATGCTGAGAAGGACGaattaaaggaggaaaatgataGTTCATGCGCAGCAAGGCGGAAAAAAGATGCCTGGAGAAAGTGGATTGCAAAGCAACATGCCCTTATGGATGTTAATAGCGAACAAGATTGGTTCAAGCATTTGTtggaaaatgtggaagaagtgGAACAAGACGAGTCAGAACAACAGGGGGAGAATGAACATAAAACAGGAGAAGGTACTGAAAGCACTACATCGGCATATAACAACTTACCACGGAGACAACAGCTGCATAAAAATTccaataagaaaaatttcctAATCACCAAATTGTGGATGCTAATCTTGGCATTAGTATTTGAAGAGTGTGAAAGGGAGAGGACTCTAcatgagaaggaaatgtACGTGGATCATTTATTAGAAAATACCTTGGCATAA